Proteins found in one Aminivibrio sp. genomic segment:
- a CDS encoding mannitol dehydrogenase family protein has translation MLKLNREGLMDAEAWKKAGIALPAFDIDEMVRETEKTPEWVHFGAGNIFRVFPALMQQKLLDAGWAKTGIIAVKTYDWQTIGTMYAPFDNLSLAVIMEPDGRLDMTVVASICVTLAGDPACEKDWERLQEIFRAPSLQMVSFTITEKGYSLRTSSGELSPEIAADLEKGPASPGHVMSKTAALAYARFRAGAFPLAFVSMDNCARNGDKLKESLGEIARGWAENGLVEETFVRWLTESPKVSFPWTMIDKITPRPSDRVRNRLNALGLGTGDTLHTEKHAFIAPFVNAERSEYLVIEDSFPNGRPPLERAGAYFTDRLTVDRVERMKVGTCLNPLHTALAVFGCLLGYTLIADEMKDPDLKRLVEKIGYVEGIPVAEDPGIIHPLDFLREVIEERLPNPNIPDTPQRIAMDTSQKVGIRFGGTIRAYRDREGLDPADLTFIPLTLAAWCRYLMGLNDRGEEMALSPDPLLETLRPHLAAVRLGEPSSAKGVLRPILSDRGIFTVDLYEVGLGEKIEGYFAEMIAGPGAVRNTLRKYLG, from the coding sequence ATGCTGAAACTGAACAGGGAGGGACTCATGGATGCCGAAGCCTGGAAGAAGGCGGGCATTGCCCTTCCGGCCTTCGATATCGACGAAATGGTCCGGGAAACGGAAAAAACACCGGAATGGGTCCATTTCGGTGCAGGAAACATCTTCCGGGTGTTTCCCGCACTGATGCAGCAGAAACTGCTTGATGCCGGATGGGCGAAAACCGGCATCATCGCCGTAAAAACCTACGACTGGCAGACCATCGGAACCATGTACGCCCCCTTCGACAACCTGAGCCTGGCGGTCATCATGGAACCGGACGGAAGGCTGGACATGACGGTGGTGGCAAGCATCTGCGTCACCCTCGCGGGAGACCCCGCCTGCGAAAAGGACTGGGAACGCCTTCAGGAGATTTTCCGTGCGCCCTCCCTGCAAATGGTCAGCTTCACCATCACGGAAAAGGGCTACAGCCTGAGAACCTCTTCGGGAGAACTTTCTCCCGAAATCGCCGCGGACCTGGAAAAGGGGCCTGCATCGCCCGGGCATGTTATGTCGAAGACGGCGGCCCTCGCCTATGCCCGCTTCAGGGCCGGCGCATTTCCCCTTGCCTTCGTGAGCATGGACAACTGTGCCCGCAACGGGGACAAACTGAAAGAATCCCTGGGGGAAATTGCCCGCGGATGGGCCGAGAACGGCCTCGTGGAAGAGACGTTCGTGCGGTGGCTCACGGAATCGCCGAAGGTGTCCTTCCCCTGGACCATGATCGACAAGATCACCCCCCGTCCTTCGGATAGGGTACGAAACCGGCTCAACGCCCTGGGACTCGGAACCGGGGACACCCTCCACACCGAAAAGCATGCCTTCATCGCCCCCTTCGTGAACGCCGAGCGGTCCGAATACCTCGTGATCGAGGACAGCTTCCCGAACGGGAGGCCGCCCCTGGAGCGTGCGGGAGCCTACTTCACCGACAGACTCACTGTGGACAGGGTGGAGAGAATGAAGGTTGGGACATGCCTGAATCCCCTCCATACAGCCCTGGCGGTCTTCGGCTGCCTGCTGGGATACACCCTCATCGCCGACGAAATGAAGGATCCCGACCTGAAGCGGCTGGTGGAAAAAATCGGCTATGTCGAGGGAATTCCCGTGGCGGAAGATCCGGGCATCATCCATCCTCTCGACTTCCTCAGGGAGGTCATCGAGGAGCGGCTCCCCAACCCGAACATCCCCGACACCCCCCAGAGAATCGCCATGGACACGTCCCAGAAGGTGGGCATCCGGTTCGGCGGCACCATCAGGGCCTACAGGGACAGGGAAGGGCTGGACCCGGCAGACCTGACCTTCATTCCCCTGACCCTGGCCGCCTGGTGCCGGTATCTCATGGGGCTGAACGACCGGGGAGAAGAGATGGCCCTGAGCCCCGATCCTCTCCTGGAAACCCTCAGACCCCATCTCGCTGCGGTCCGCCTCGGAGAACCGTCATCAGCGAAGGGTGTTCTCCGCCCCATACTCTCCGACCGGGGGATCTTCACCGTGGACCTGTACGAGGTCGGACTCGGCGAGAAGATCGAAGGCTATTTCGCCGAGATGATCGCCGGACCGGGCGCTGTGAGGAACACTCTTCGCAAGTATCTCGGATAA
- a CDS encoding creatininase family protein gives MKLLEMNTLDFQEYMGKNDAVIIPSGAYEIWGPHLPVGADTIIAEEMAFRLGDRMGWLVGPTVPVGDSLFSWGPGAVTARPDSFRDYLEDICMSLVKHGMKRFCFLNPHVGNVPLISQVAAKLKIEQGALCCLFDWWRFIQPLCSEEKILDSDGIMSHGHASEAGTSLFLYLRPDLVRTDRLIRTEPKKVNAVGRRSFGETETNLCCAGCLTSRLVMSERESRKKKKPLMNCNQWLLFIFTNTLNKRLGRFAGSFFFQSGHGPVRRGDRGLPNDFVHPAVHQAHPVFP, from the coding sequence ATGAAGCTGCTCGAAATGAACACACTGGATTTTCAGGAGTACATGGGGAAAAACGATGCCGTTATCATCCCGAGCGGGGCGTACGAGATCTGGGGCCCTCACCTTCCGGTGGGGGCGGACACCATTATCGCCGAAGAAATGGCATTTCGCCTGGGCGACAGGATGGGATGGCTGGTAGGGCCAACGGTTCCTGTGGGGGATTCTCTTTTCTCCTGGGGGCCGGGGGCTGTGACGGCCCGCCCGGACAGTTTCAGGGACTATCTTGAGGATATCTGCATGAGTCTCGTGAAACACGGAATGAAACGATTCTGCTTTTTGAATCCCCATGTCGGGAATGTGCCCCTTATCAGCCAAGTAGCCGCGAAGCTCAAAATCGAGCAGGGTGCTCTTTGCTGCCTGTTTGACTGGTGGAGGTTCATTCAGCCCCTCTGTTCGGAAGAGAAGATACTTGACTCCGACGGCATCATGTCCCACGGCCATGCGAGCGAGGCTGGAACATCCCTGTTCCTGTACCTGCGGCCGGATCTTGTCAGGACGGACAGACTGATCAGAACGGAGCCGAAGAAAGTCAATGCTGTGGGTCGGCGAAGTTTTGGAGAAACAGAAACAAATCTATGCTGCGCTGGATGTCTCACCTCCAGACTCGTTATGAGTGAGCGGGAATCCAGGAAGAAAAAGAAGCCACTGATGAACTGCAATCAGTGGCTTCTTTTTATTTTTACCAACACGTTAAATAAACGCCTTGGCAGATTCGCAGGCTCCTTCTTTTTTCAGAGCGGACACGGTCCTGTGCGGCGTGGAGACCGGGGGTTACCGAACGATTTCGTTCACCCAGCGGTCCACCAGGCGCATCCTGTGTTCCCCTGA
- a CDS encoding DUF1294 domain-containing protein, translated as MTAFFTAFLGMNVPAFVLMGWDKLTAKASVRRVPENILPLAALMGGRGGTFPEMKLFRHKMRHPWFSLRR; from the coding sequence ATGACGGCATTTTTTACCGCATTTCTCGGAATGAATGTGCCCGCCTTTGTCCTCATGGGATGGGACAAGCTGACGGCAAAAGCGTCGGTCCGGCGCGTACCTGAGAACATCCTTCCTCTCGCCGCCCTGATGGGCGGAAGAGGCGGTACATTCCCGGAAATGAAGCTGTTCCGCCACAAGATGCGGCACCCCTGGTTTTCCTTGAGGAGGTGA
- a CDS encoding GntR family transcriptional regulator gives MIAREVLPKENGETVRDWAFRTILHDLVSLVLPPGSAVSENDVASPLGSSRTPVRENFIRLVQDGLLDVYPQKGTYRFPGGRAEGGGRGGI, from the coding sequence ATGATCGCACGTGAGGTTCTGCCGAAAGAAAACGGCGAGACGGTACGGGATTGGGCGTTCCGCACCATTCTTCACGACCTGGTGAGCCTCGTTCTTCCTCCAGGCTCCGCCGTGTCGGAGAATGACGTGGCTTCCCCGCTTGGCAGCAGCCGGACTCCCGTGAGGGAAAACTTCATCCGACTGGTCCAGGACGGCTTGCTGGACGTGTACCCCCAGAAGGGGACCTACCGTTTCCCTGGTGGACGAGCAGAGGGTGGAGGAAGGGGGGGGATATGA
- a CDS encoding ABC transporter substrate-binding protein, translated as MTAKKRFSRFVSVLLAAAAPLCASPAPAAETLNVYTIWSERYATEIFDAFTRETGVKVNFLRFPSGEVLARLIAEKNNPQVDVFFGGIADAFVAGKKEGIFDPYVPRGAEEIPSRFRDPEGFWTGVAVNPLCFMFNGNFLKKHGLQAPASWAELLNPVFKNGLIMADARTSGTAVSRLFSLVLAMGEDEAYAYQKKLDSNVQQYTKSGAGGALPISREQAAGGIFFLVDALEMQQMGYDVVISYPAEGVVYGVEAMGLIKGAKNPGLGKKFLDWAAGPAMQRIYEEKKIHLIPTHPKVKLRNPSLDMIGVKLLDLDIEWSGEHRMRLVDRWVNEIVR; from the coding sequence ATGACTGCAAAAAAGAGGTTTTCCCGGTTTGTTTCAGTGCTTCTTGCCGCGGCGGCACCGCTGTGTGCATCTCCTGCCCCTGCTGCGGAGACACTCAACGTGTACACTATCTGGTCCGAACGGTATGCGACGGAAATCTTCGATGCCTTTACGCGGGAGACGGGCGTGAAGGTGAATTTCCTCCGTTTTCCTTCCGGCGAGGTGCTGGCACGGCTTATAGCGGAGAAAAACAATCCGCAGGTGGATGTTTTTTTCGGCGGCATAGCCGATGCCTTCGTCGCGGGGAAAAAAGAGGGCATATTCGATCCCTACGTGCCCAGGGGAGCCGAGGAAATCCCTTCCAGGTTCCGTGATCCCGAAGGATTCTGGACAGGGGTTGCCGTCAATCCGCTGTGCTTCATGTTCAACGGAAACTTTTTGAAGAAGCATGGACTGCAGGCTCCGGCATCATGGGCGGAGCTCCTGAACCCCGTATTTAAAAACGGGCTCATCATGGCGGATGCCAGGACATCGGGAACGGCCGTCTCCCGCCTTTTCAGCCTCGTGCTGGCCATGGGCGAGGATGAAGCCTACGCATACCAGAAAAAACTGGATTCCAACGTGCAACAGTACACCAAGAGCGGGGCCGGCGGAGCGTTGCCCATCTCCAGGGAACAGGCCGCAGGCGGCATCTTCTTCCTTGTGGATGCCCTCGAAATGCAACAGATGGGCTACGACGTAGTCATCAGCTATCCTGCTGAAGGTGTCGTCTACGGTGTTGAAGCGATGGGGCTCATAAAGGGCGCAAAAAACCCCGGGCTCGGGAAAAAATTTCTCGACTGGGCTGCTGGCCCTGCAATGCAGCGTATCTACGAGGAAAAGAAAATACACCTCATTCCCACCCATCCGAAGGTGAAGCTCCGTAACCCGTCCCTCGACATGATCGGCGTGAAGCTGCTCGATCTTGACATCGAATGGTCAGGGGAACACAGGATGCGCCTGGTGGACCGCTGGGTGAACGAAATCGTTCGGTAA
- a CDS encoding PH domain-containing protein translates to MAKTFMSETKSEGGDAVEFDYILSPSIAGFLCPLVVPALVFLAPFILVSIFPNMLTGIGLNVGKWTLLMWGLLLTAANVGIQEIRRRSKKLKLHIDYIVFTQGILFTSMEKIFIQDIKTTELTKNIFERIFNLGTIKIATAGTDSYEIEIKGFSNPDEIVKYISVHRKEGE, encoded by the coding sequence ATGGCGAAGACGTTCATGAGCGAGACAAAATCGGAGGGCGGAGACGCGGTGGAGTTTGATTACATTCTTTCCCCCTCGATAGCGGGTTTCCTTTGCCCTCTTGTTGTTCCGGCCCTGGTGTTTCTTGCGCCCTTTATCCTTGTGAGCATTTTCCCGAACATGCTCACCGGGATCGGGCTGAACGTGGGAAAATGGACGCTTCTCATGTGGGGCCTCCTGCTGACGGCGGCCAACGTGGGGATCCAGGAAATCCGGCGCAGGAGCAAGAAACTCAAGCTTCATATTGATTATATTGTCTTTACCCAGGGCATCCTGTTCACCTCCATGGAGAAAATTTTCATTCAGGACATCAAAACCACGGAGCTGACGAAGAACATTTTCGAGCGGATCTTCAATCTCGGGACGATCAAGATCGCAACTGCCGGAACCGACAGTTACGAGATCGAGATCAAGGGCTTTTCCAACCCTGACGAGATCGTAAAGTACATATCGGTCCACCGGAAGGAAGGGGAGTAG
- a CDS encoding helix-turn-helix transcriptional regulator, whose protein sequence is MNQLIQDESMQNGLSRVSTEMPPDEMLYELADLFRVFGDTTRIKILCALSVSDLCVADIAALLSMNQSAISHQLRVLKQARLVRVARKGRSSIYGLDDDHVRTIFEQGFRHVRHSASGEEDVHG, encoded by the coding sequence ATGAACCAATTGATCCAGGATGAATCCATGCAGAACGGTCTTTCCCGCGTCTCGACGGAGATGCCTCCCGACGAGATGCTCTACGAGCTTGCCGACCTGTTCCGGGTCTTCGGCGACACCACGAGGATCAAGATACTCTGTGCTCTTTCCGTTTCCGATCTCTGCGTGGCGGACATAGCGGCGCTGCTCTCCATGAACCAGTCGGCCATTTCCCACCAGCTCAGGGTGCTCAAGCAGGCCCGCCTGGTGCGGGTCGCCCGGAAGGGACGGTCGTCCATCTACGGTCTCGACGACGACCACGTGAGAACCATCTTCGAGCAGGGCTTCCGGCACGTCCGCCACAGCGCCTCAGGGGAGGAAGACGTCCATGGCTGA
- a CDS encoding TRAP transporter small permease gives MRKLWSLFGRVLELGSILSFLGLVGVVLLQVYARLFLPKSPHWTEEASRFLFIYTVSFASGLAIREKAFVNVDVFTNMLPKPVQRWLQILLDLLVAGFMAVVFYYSLKNLGIGRMQTSASLRIPMHYIFASMSILSGTVVLYSLASVVRDVRLAAGGGD, from the coding sequence ATGAGAAAACTTTGGTCGCTCTTCGGTCGCGTGCTTGAGCTCGGCTCCATCCTTTCATTCCTCGGCCTGGTGGGGGTGGTGCTCCTTCAGGTGTACGCCCGGCTCTTTCTGCCGAAGTCCCCTCACTGGACCGAAGAGGCGTCACGCTTCCTCTTCATCTACACGGTGAGTTTCGCATCGGGACTCGCCATCCGGGAGAAAGCCTTCGTCAACGTGGACGTGTTCACGAACATGCTGCCGAAGCCTGTGCAGAGGTGGCTCCAGATCCTGCTCGACCTTCTTGTCGCGGGGTTCATGGCCGTAGTGTTCTATTATTCGCTGAAGAACCTGGGTATCGGCAGAATGCAGACATCCGCGTCTCTCCGGATTCCCATGCACTACATTTTCGCGTCCATGTCGATTCTGTCGGGAACGGTGGTCCTGTACTCCCTGGCCTCGGTCGTCCGGGACGTGCGCCTTGCAGCGGGGGGAGGGGACTGA
- a CDS encoding TRAP transporter large permease, whose product MVAALFIVFLVLLFLGLPIAFCLGISSLVYLWTMGIPLIVIPQKMYSGIDVFVLLCIPGFILAGNLMNRGGISDRIIRFCNALVGHIQGGLAQANIVASMIFAGISGTAVADTASLGAILIPAMKKEGYDADFSCAVTAASSTIGPIIPPSMPMIIAGTLTGLSVGRLFIAGAVPGLLLGVGLMIVAYFISKKRNYPKGEKVPRRLLLREFFGAFWALMLTVLILYGIVGGFFSPTEAAMVACLYAVVVGMFVYRDLSFRELPGLILEASITTASIIVLVGLANLFAWILTSEQIPQMVADFLLGITKNKFLIILMINLLLLFVGTFMETIAALLTLFPTLLAVALQVGIDPIHFSMIAVLNLMIGLTTPPVGVCLFVASSIGKISISRISRANMPFLAVSIFVLLLVSYIPALSTWLPNLLFSR is encoded by the coding sequence ATGGTGGCCGCACTCTTTATCGTATTCCTGGTGCTCCTTTTTCTGGGGCTTCCCATAGCCTTCTGCCTGGGGATTTCATCCCTGGTCTACCTGTGGACGATGGGCATCCCGCTCATAGTGATACCGCAGAAAATGTATTCGGGCATCGACGTCTTTGTCCTGCTGTGTATTCCCGGCTTCATCCTCGCGGGCAACCTCATGAACCGGGGCGGCATTTCCGACAGGATCATCCGGTTCTGCAACGCCCTCGTGGGGCACATCCAGGGAGGGCTGGCCCAGGCCAATATCGTGGCTTCCATGATCTTCGCCGGCATTTCGGGAACGGCGGTGGCGGACACGGCAAGCCTCGGCGCCATCCTTATCCCCGCCATGAAAAAGGAAGGCTACGACGCCGATTTCTCCTGCGCGGTCACGGCGGCGTCGTCCACCATCGGGCCCATCATCCCTCCCAGTATGCCGATGATCATCGCCGGAACGCTGACGGGCCTATCGGTGGGGAGGCTCTTCATCGCCGGCGCCGTCCCGGGACTGCTTCTCGGCGTCGGGCTCATGATCGTGGCCTATTTCATCTCGAAAAAGAGAAACTACCCCAAGGGCGAAAAGGTGCCCCGCCGTTTGCTCCTCAGGGAGTTTTTCGGCGCTTTCTGGGCTCTCATGCTCACCGTGCTCATCCTCTACGGCATCGTCGGCGGCTTTTTCAGCCCGACCGAGGCGGCCATGGTGGCCTGTCTCTATGCGGTGGTGGTCGGCATGTTCGTCTACAGGGACCTCTCTTTCCGGGAGCTTCCCGGGCTGATTCTCGAGGCCTCGATCACCACGGCGTCCATCATCGTGCTGGTGGGGCTCGCCAACCTTTTTGCGTGGATCCTCACCAGCGAACAGATTCCCCAGATGGTGGCGGATTTTCTCCTGGGGATAACGAAGAACAAGTTCCTTATCATCCTGATGATCAATTTGCTGCTTCTCTTCGTGGGGACCTTCATGGAGACCATCGCGGCGCTGCTCACCCTCTTCCCGACGCTGCTGGCGGTGGCCCTCCAGGTGGGGATCGACCCGATCCACTTTTCCATGATCGCCGTGCTGAACCTCATGATCGGCCTCACCACGCCTCCCGTGGGGGTGTGCCTCTTCGTGGCCTCGAGCATCGGCAAGATTTCCATCAGCAGGATTTCGAGGGCGAACATGCCCTTCCTCGCGGTGAGCATTTTCGTGCTCCTTCTGGTTTCTTACATTCCCGCCCTGTCCACGTGGCTTCCCAACCTGCTGTTCAGCAGGTAG
- a CDS encoding lysozyme inhibitor LprI family protein, translating into MRTGALCVLLVLCFCGAAWGVVHPLDGEIDKCMNDDPSTQGTIQCANMGKKKWDGELNRAYNELMKLLPKEGQSLLRTAQRAWIPWRESEYKLLGGVYLTIYNNLDGGTMWLVANAIAEMDVVRGRALELVAYIEELRAGKPFFPGEYPKGQTEEQLAAAMKVKNDHKKLGQAFGSNGEVIAAEALQSWEDFRNKEAAFMTWFYGKTADKAFLLHARMLKNTARLRKLEGLYDDLKSGGLQESPSGESAKKPGGGKEPFVGDRSLYRPSQGTCDFGAYIIDPDPKGTNVRETPNGKVTAVLPHQPDDPALIMVKVTGHRDKWLSVVLHDGAKGWVFSELVGMSLRNYAPGSVAVLRTRPDGNAPAVGDIFGDEEVTVLGGEGEWALVRYRHPKGHEFIGWLDPEKQCDNPYTTCP; encoded by the coding sequence ATGAGAACGGGGGCCCTATGCGTCCTTCTGGTGCTCTGCTTCTGCGGCGCGGCCTGGGGAGTGGTCCATCCGCTGGACGGGGAGATCGATAAGTGCATGAACGACGATCCCAGCACCCAGGGGACCATTCAGTGCGCGAATATGGGGAAGAAAAAATGGGACGGCGAACTCAACCGGGCCTATAACGAACTCATGAAACTTCTGCCGAAGGAAGGACAGTCACTTCTCCGGACTGCCCAGAGAGCGTGGATCCCCTGGAGAGAGAGTGAGTACAAGCTCCTTGGCGGGGTTTATCTCACAATTTACAACAACCTCGACGGGGGGACCATGTGGCTTGTAGCCAACGCCATCGCCGAGATGGACGTGGTGAGGGGGAGGGCCTTGGAGCTGGTCGCCTACATAGAAGAGCTCAGGGCCGGAAAACCCTTCTTCCCCGGGGAGTATCCGAAGGGGCAGACTGAGGAGCAGCTGGCTGCTGCCATGAAGGTCAAGAACGACCATAAAAAACTCGGCCAGGCCTTCGGCTCCAACGGCGAAGTCATTGCCGCCGAGGCCCTGCAGTCCTGGGAGGACTTCCGGAACAAGGAAGCCGCCTTCATGACCTGGTTCTACGGGAAAACCGCCGACAAGGCCTTCCTCCTTCACGCCCGGATGCTGAAGAACACCGCCCGGCTCAGGAAACTCGAAGGGCTCTACGACGACCTGAAATCCGGCGGCCTGCAGGAATCTCCGTCCGGGGAGAGCGCAAAGAAACCCGGAGGAGGAAAGGAACCCTTTGTCGGAGACCGGAGCCTGTACCGCCCTTCCCAGGGAACATGCGATTTCGGAGCGTATATCATCGACCCAGATCCCAAGGGAACCAACGTGCGGGAGACCCCGAACGGAAAAGTGACCGCCGTCCTGCCCCACCAGCCCGATGACCCCGCCCTCATCATGGTGAAGGTCACGGGGCACAGGGATAAATGGCTTTCGGTGGTTCTCCACGACGGAGCGAAGGGATGGGTTTTCAGCGAACTGGTGGGAATGAGTCTCCGCAACTATGCGCCGGGCTCCGTGGCCGTACTGAGAACACGGCCCGACGGAAATGCTCCCGCCGTGGGCGACATCTTCGGCGACGAGGAAGTGACGGTTCTCGGAGGCGAAGGGGAGTGGGCCCTCGTCCGGTACAGGCACCCGAAAGGCCATGAGTTTATCGGCTGGCTGGACCCGGAGAAGCAGTGCGACAATCCCTACACTACATGTCCATGA
- a CDS encoding TRAP transporter substrate-binding protein has translation MKRIALLVAAALLVSVVFATGAFAEKKPEYTLKLGHLANTEHTWHKGSLKFAELVEQKTDGRVKVQVFPNEQLGKEMEVIGNIQSGIVDMLITGESMMNWAPLCGLIAVPYMIRDSAHMEKIVEGEVGQAIEKEVIEKVRLRPVAWFERGARNLTSNREIRKPEDLNGLKVRVPNVPLFVATWEALGAKPTPMAFSEVFTSLQQGIIDAQENPYDLIKSASFFEVQKFVNKTEHVRGWIYLVIGEDRFQSMPKDIQTAILEAGKEAQAYERGLFRAEQDQLVQDLKDKGMTFVEVDKDAFRKIAEPAVLKFLSPELQEMYKKIVAIQ, from the coding sequence ATGAAAAGAATTGCACTTCTTGTTGCGGCGGCACTTCTTGTTTCTGTTGTTTTCGCGACCGGCGCTTTTGCCGAGAAGAAGCCTGAATACACTCTCAAGCTCGGCCATCTTGCCAATACGGAGCACACCTGGCACAAGGGATCGTTGAAGTTCGCCGAACTTGTCGAGCAGAAGACCGACGGCAGGGTCAAGGTCCAGGTGTTCCCCAACGAACAGCTCGGCAAGGAAATGGAAGTCATCGGCAACATCCAGTCCGGGATCGTCGACATGCTCATCACCGGCGAGTCCATGATGAACTGGGCTCCCCTGTGCGGCCTCATCGCGGTTCCCTACATGATCAGGGACTCGGCCCACATGGAGAAGATCGTCGAGGGCGAAGTGGGACAGGCCATTGAGAAGGAAGTCATCGAAAAGGTCCGTCTCCGTCCCGTGGCGTGGTTCGAACGGGGAGCCAGGAACCTCACGTCCAACAGGGAGATCAGGAAGCCGGAGGACCTGAACGGACTGAAGGTCCGAGTTCCCAACGTGCCTCTTTTCGTGGCCACCTGGGAAGCCCTCGGCGCCAAGCCCACGCCCATGGCCTTCTCCGAGGTGTTCACCTCCCTGCAGCAGGGCATCATCGACGCGCAGGAGAACCCCTATGACCTGATCAAGAGCGCCAGCTTCTTCGAGGTCCAGAAGTTCGTCAACAAGACCGAGCACGTCCGCGGCTGGATCTACCTCGTCATCGGCGAGGACAGGTTCCAGAGCATGCCCAAAGACATCCAGACGGCAATTCTCGAGGCGGGCAAGGAGGCTCAGGCCTACGAGCGCGGGCTGTTCAGGGCCGAGCAGGACCAGCTGGTTCAGGACCTCAAGGACAAGGGAATGACCTTCGTCGAGGTTGACAAGGACGCCTTCAGGAAGATCGCCGAGCCGGCGGTCCTGAAGTTTCTTTCTCCTGAACTTCAGGAGATGTACAAGAAGATCGTTGCCATCCAGTAA
- a CDS encoding FCD domain-containing protein yields the protein MRLCLETHTMELACEVRSSEDPAALEANLQLRRFAIGDRDATRFFSLDEDFNRLVFAACGKERIREPIGEDEFPVRQGAGAQPLRHLRGEGFLPALLSP from the coding sequence ATGAGGTTGTGCCTGGAAACACATACCATGGAACTTGCCTGCGAGGTCCGCTCGTCCGAAGATCCGGCAGCCCTTGAGGCAAACCTCCAGCTCCGGCGCTTTGCCATCGGCGACAGGGACGCGACTCGTTTTTTCTCCCTGGACGAGGATTTCAACAGGCTCGTGTTCGCCGCCTGCGGCAAGGAGAGAATCCGGGAGCCCATCGGCGAAGATGAGTTCCCAGTTCGACAGGGTGCGGGTGCTCAGCCTCTCCGCCACCTGCGGGGAGAAGGTTTTCTCCCCGCACTCCTTTCTCCTTGA